Proteins found in one Sorghum bicolor cultivar BTx623 chromosome 1, Sorghum_bicolor_NCBIv3, whole genome shotgun sequence genomic segment:
- the LOC8055662 gene encoding expansin-B2 produces the protein MAAAGAAALLALLAALVVVVTHSGASALPAVVNNHTSAARQLRGRSGGWQMAKATWYGAPYGAGPDDNGGACGFKNTNQYPFMSMTSCGNQPLFQDGQGCGACYQIRCTAKNNPACSGEVKTVMITDMNYYPVARYHFDLSGTAFGSMARPGLNDKLRHAGIIDIQFRRVACNNRGLTVNFHVQAGSNPNYLAVLVEYANKAGTVVQMDAMEANSGHWMPMRRSWGSVWRLDSYRALRGPFSMRIRSENGRTLVANNVIPANWRANTDYRSYVQFT, from the exons ATGGCCGCCGCCGGAGCAGCTGCACTTCTTGCCCTCCTCGCCGCGCTTGTTGTCGTCGTCACGCATTCCGGCGCAAGCGCACTGCCGGCGGTGGTGAACAACCACACCTCCGCCGCCCGCCAACTCCGCGGTCGTTCCGGCGGCTGGCAGATGGCCAAGGCCACCTGGTACGGCGCGCCCTACGGCGCCGGCCCCGACGACAacg GCGGCGCGTGCGGGTTCAAGAACACCAACCAGTACCCGTTCATGTCCATGACGTCGTGCGGCAACCAGCCCTTGTTCCAGGACGGCCAGGGCTGCGGCGCATGCTACCAG ATCAGGTGCACCGCTAAAAACAACCCAGCCTGCTCCGGCGAGGTGAAGACGGTGATGATCACGGACATGAACTACTACCCGGTGGCGAGGTACCACTTCGACCTGAGCGGCACGGCGTTCGGGTCCATGGCGAGGCCGGGGCTCAACGACAAGCTCCGGCACGCGGGCATCATCGACATCCAGTTCAGGAGGGTGGCCTGCAACAACCGGGGGCTCACCGTCAACTTCCACGTGCAGGCCGGCTCCAACCCCAACTACCTGGCGGTGCTGGTGGAGTACGCCAACAAGGCCGGCACCGTGGTGCAGATGGACGCCATGGAGGCCAACTCCGGCCACTGGATGCCCATGCGCCGCTCCTGGGGGTCCGtctggcggctcgactcctacCGCGCGCTCAGGGGCCCCTTCTCCATGCGCATCCGCAGCGAGAACGGCAGGACGCTGGTGGCCAACAATGTCATCCCGGCAAACTGGAGGGCCAACACCGACTACCGCTCCTACGTCCAGTTCACTTAA